GGGGCCTAGTCCCTCCCGGGTATACCCCTATGAGTGCCAGGAATACGCCCGCCAGGACCATATAGGCGCTACCGCCTACCTCGAACTTGTTCTTACCGAGAACCCACAGGGATACCCCGTATAGGGCTAGCAGGAACCCCACGCTTATCAGGCCGTAGTTGTAAAGCCCAGGGCAACAACTCGTGCTGGTGCCGAAGTCACTGTAGGCGTCTCTAGCGAAGACAAACCAATCCCTGTTGAGGTACCAGGATAGGCCTATCACCACCCACGCCGCTACTACAGCCAGTGGACCAGTGTGGATTAGGTACCCTGCCACGCGCTGTCCTCTACCTGTCATAGGAGGCTACCCGTCGATCTAGAGTGCATATCGCGTGTTCGAGTAAAGGGGAAAAATAATTTGGATGGGGTTCTCCCGGGCTAGGCTGGGCCTAGTATTCTGGCGATCTTCTTGCCGGTGTATGGGCTTATGGCGAAGGCGATCTTTACCTTCCTGCCTTTTTTGGTCGTCCTGACCTCTACAGTGTACTTGTCGGTCTCGAAGGGCTTCTTCGCGACGATATCGAAGAACTTTAGCTTCTCCGGCATCCTAGTCCACCTCCTTTTCTTCATTACTATTATCGCTAGGCGAGAGGCGATATAAGCGTTACGCCATGGTATCCGTGTCGTGTGAACGCGTCTCGCGTCACATAGCAATATACTGCATTATCTATACGAATATAATCGCGGTGGCCAGGATGGCCGCCTTAATTGCGCTCCTCCAAGGCACACCACCAAAAACAACATATAAAAAATTAATAGAAAAAAATAATATAAAGTTATGTAATACTGTCTCTAGAGTTCCAGCATACAATAAAGCAGAATTATACAAGAAAATCTACGAAGAATCGTAATACAAATACCATAGATACCTATACTGGACTCCCTCCCGGTTAATCCAGGTGCACACGATAGAGGGATCCTTAACAGCTTCCCGCCCATGACAAAACCTTGATAAACTCGACTAGACAAGCCAACTACAAGGAAGGGCCCGTAGCTCAGCCAGGACAGAGCGCCGGCCTTCTAAGCGCCGGACAAGCCTGCCTGTGCGGGAGACGCCGGCGGTCCCGGGTTCAAATCCCGGCGGGCCCGCCACAGTCAGTTGAGGGCTCCTAGACTTGAAACCTCTAGGCCGTGCCTTGAAGGATTTCCGTACTCTTTGTGTAATAGCCAAGTTTAATCCTTTTTAATTATGTTTTTTATTGATTTATATAATCTATATGTGTTTGTTGATTGCAGTATCGAGGCTACTGCCAGTAGGATGCTCGCAGCAGGATCGCGCCCCGGTAATAGCACGTATGCTATCGTCGCTGCTATCAGGAAGCCTGTTACGAAGATGCTTCGCGGGAGTAGTCTCCCCTTGATCACTATTATCTCCCGGAGGATCCCCTTCGGGGGGAGTGCTTTGTAGCCGGTGCTTGATTTTTTGAGGAGTCCGA
Above is a window of Candidatus Thermodiscus eudorianus DNA encoding:
- a CDS encoding DUF998 domain-containing protein; this encodes MTGRGQRVAGYLIHTGPLAVVAAWVVIGLSWYLNRDWFVFARDAYSDFGTSTSCCPGLYNYGLISVGFLLALYGVSLWVLGKNKFEVGGSAYMVLAGVFLALIGVYPGGTRPHVFVSSWFFVQADMALILVTLGAWIRLGSRLSYAGFWASLAAFPVAFLLDRIFPWPSAAVLETYGIFVIDVVAILVYIDYRRVAGA
- a CDS encoding LexA family transcriptional regulator, with protein sequence MDEERDPVAVLGGTALRVYMYLLSRDDFVGVRDLQRALGFKSPSTARHHLERLAELGLLKKSSTGYKALPPKGILREIIVIKGRLLPRSIFVTGFLIAATIAYVLLPGRDPAASILLAVASILQSTNTYRLYKSIKNIIKKD